A single window of Montipora capricornis isolate CH-2021 chromosome 14, ASM3666992v2, whole genome shotgun sequence DNA harbors:
- the LOC138032029 gene encoding meiotic recombination protein REC114-like, whose translation MLCETQAVKSWPLEKYAKFIATGEAQLTQTNKQGYWKQFSPPSEGSSCLQMSLLQSNMVVSNGKVIHENISLFNAKKWLQAVVKGDSMLIIYKMSNDCRRFRIKFSKSNERSATENCRQFIAEISPQISVREISTGSSTESDSQVPMDVDSQLVSPESQHVQSNRVVDGLTLSDLARKVSSSESRDCSHQCYGHVGVPKDRLNLLIRLCLTDSNFPAFVEAVEKELTSLSSTSENEDLCQQ comes from the exons ATGTTATGTGAAACTCAAGCCGTGAAATCTTGGCCTTTGGAAAAATATGCGAAGTTTATTGCAACTGGCGAAGCACAGTTgacacaaacaaacaagcaaggATATTGGAAG CAGTTTTCTCCGCCTTCAGAAGGCTCAAGCTGTCTGCAAATGTCCCTTCTTCAATCCAATATGGTCGTAAGCAATGGCAAAGTTATACAT GAAAATATCTCGTTGTTCAACGCTAAGAAATGGTTGCAAGCAGTGGTTAAAGGAGATAGCATGCTCATAATCTACAAAATGAGC AACGACTGTAGAAGATTCAGGATAAAATTCAGCAAGAGCAACGAAAGATCAGCCACTGAAAACTGCCGTCAATTCATCGCGGAAATCTCTCCTCAGATCTCGGTGCGAGAGATTTCCACTGGGAGCAGCACCGAATCTGATTCCCAAGTTCCAATGGATGTTGATTCACAACTCGTTTCACCCGAATCCCAGCATGTCCAAAGCAATAGAGTTGTTGACGGCTTGACTCTTTCTGACCTGGCTAGGAAG GTCTCATCCTCTGAGTCACGCGACTGCAGTCATCAGTGCTACGGACATGTGGGTGTGCCAAAGGACCGTTTAAACTTGCTTATCAGATTATGTCTCACTGATAGTAACTTCCCTGCATTTGTAGAGGCTGTTGAAAAAGAGCTCACCAGCTTGTCATCGACGTCAGAAAATGAGGACTTGTGTCAGCAGTGA